A window of the Chryseobacterium arthrosphaerae genome harbors these coding sequences:
- a CDS encoding S9 family peptidase, producing MKAPQAKKIEKILETHGDRRIDNYFWLNERENPEVIQYLEEENAYEEFIMKDTEALQEELFEEMKARYKKDDESLPYIFNEYWYIVRYEEGKEYPIFCRKHKSLDNPEEIILDVNILAEGESFFEVGSVAVSPNNELTSFSSDNVGRRIYTLNFKNLKTGKILPDTIPNTTGKAVWANDNQHIFYIRKDKSLRAFQVYRHQLGTDSSEDVLIFHEEDETFDVNVFKTKSLQYIFIASSSTISDEHRFIPSDNVFADWTIIQPRIDDLEYSVEHYEDEFYIITNADDAINFKIVKTKIDNCGMENWIDVIPHRAEVLLEGFEIFKDYLVLEERERGLLQIKIIDEKTQESHYLPFSDPTYTAYIGINLEFDTEVLRYGYTSLTQPSSTYEYNMKEKTTVLLKQQEVLGGKFFPENYISERVWADSRDGETKIPISLVYHKDTKKSADTPLLLYGYGSYGHTVDASFSNVRLSILDRGFIYAIAHIRGGEYLGREWYEDGKMLFKKNTFFDFIDAGKYLIQENYTSSQHMYAMGGSAGGLLVGAVVNYEPKLFHGIVAQVPFVDVVTTMLDDTIPLTTGEYDEWGNPNDEEYYHYMKEYSPYDNVEAKDYPHMLITTGFHDSQVQYWEPAKWTAKLRALKTDDNILIFKTDMSSGHGGASGRFESLKEDALEYAFLLKIDKN from the coding sequence ATGAAAGCTCCACAGGCAAAAAAAATAGAAAAAATATTAGAAACTCACGGCGACCGAAGAATTGACAATTACTTCTGGCTCAATGAAAGGGAAAATCCCGAAGTCATCCAATATCTTGAGGAAGAAAATGCTTACGAAGAATTCATCATGAAAGATACAGAAGCTCTCCAGGAAGAACTTTTTGAAGAAATGAAGGCCCGTTATAAAAAAGATGACGAATCTCTGCCTTATATTTTTAACGAATACTGGTACATCGTAAGATATGAAGAAGGAAAAGAATATCCCATCTTCTGCAGAAAGCATAAAAGTCTTGACAATCCTGAAGAGATCATTCTCGATGTAAATATTTTAGCTGAAGGGGAAAGCTTCTTTGAAGTAGGAAGTGTTGCGGTAAGTCCTAACAACGAACTTACATCTTTTTCTTCCGATAATGTAGGACGAAGAATTTACACTTTAAATTTTAAAAATCTAAAGACCGGGAAAATTCTGCCGGACACTATTCCGAATACTACAGGAAAAGCTGTTTGGGCGAACGATAACCAGCATATTTTCTACATCAGAAAAGATAAAAGCCTGCGTGCATTCCAGGTATACAGGCACCAATTAGGCACTGATTCTTCTGAGGATGTGCTGATCTTCCATGAGGAGGATGAAACTTTTGATGTCAATGTTTTTAAAACGAAATCCTTACAGTACATTTTCATTGCCAGTTCAAGCACGATTTCCGATGAGCACCGTTTTATTCCTTCTGACAATGTTTTTGCAGACTGGACAATAATACAGCCAAGAATAGATGATCTTGAATATTCTGTGGAACATTACGAAGATGAATTTTATATCATTACCAATGCTGATGATGCCATCAATTTCAAAATTGTAAAAACAAAGATTGACAACTGTGGTATGGAAAACTGGATCGACGTCATTCCTCACCGTGCAGAAGTTCTTCTGGAAGGTTTTGAGATTTTCAAAGACTATCTGGTCCTTGAAGAAAGAGAAAGAGGTTTACTTCAGATCAAAATTATTGATGAGAAAACACAGGAATCCCATTACCTGCCTTTTTCTGATCCTACCTATACCGCTTATATAGGAATCAATCTTGAATTTGACACTGAAGTTCTGCGCTACGGCTATACTTCGCTGACGCAGCCAAGTTCTACGTACGAATACAATATGAAGGAAAAAACAACAGTCCTTCTGAAGCAGCAGGAAGTTTTAGGCGGAAAGTTCTTCCCAGAAAATTATATTTCTGAAAGGGTATGGGCCGATTCCAGAGATGGAGAAACAAAGATCCCTATTTCACTGGTCTATCATAAAGATACCAAAAAGTCAGCCGATACGCCGCTGCTTCTCTATGGATATGGAAGCTACGGCCATACGGTAGATGCCAGCTTTTCGAATGTAAGGTTATCTATTCTTGACAGAGGCTTCATCTATGCCATTGCACACATCCGCGGTGGAGAGTACCTGGGAAGGGAATGGTATGAAGACGGAAAAATGCTGTTTAAGAAAAATACGTTCTTCGATTTTATCGATGCCGGGAAATATTTAATCCAGGAAAATTATACTTCATCCCAACATATGTATGCAATGGGTGGAAGCGCCGGCGGCCTTCTGGTAGGTGCTGTTGTGAACTATGAACCAAAGCTTTTCCACGGAATTGTAGCACAGGTTCCTTTCGTAGATGTAGTTACCACCATGCTTGACGACACAATTCCTTTAACGACCGGGGAATACGACGAGTGGGGAAATCCGAATGATGAAGAATATTACCATTATATGAAAGAGTATTCTCCTTATGATAATGTAGAAGCTAAAGACTATCCGCACATGCTGATCACTACAGGATTCCATGATTCCCAGGTACAGTATTGGGAGCCTGCCAAATGGACCGCAAAACTGAGAGCATTGAAAACGGATGACAATATTTTAATTTTTAAAACAGATATGAGCTCCGGACATGGAGGAGCCAGCGGAAGATTTGAATCTCTTAAAGAAGATGCACTGGAATATGCGTTTCTTTTAAAGATAGACAAGAATTGA
- a CDS encoding T9SS type A sorting domain-containing protein, which produces MKKILLCLFLLTAALINAQNDDCTGAIALTVGTDFASGAATFDNTGATTDGPAPSCQSNTSDNLWFTAIVPASGKLTIETREVSGSLFGDSVVTVFSGSCGSLAEIECDDDNGNGGFSSIFLTGQTPGAILYISVGKYYLSDNGEFQLSAYDPIPPAHDVCSGAIALTVGTDFNSGAITTNNYSATTDGSTPSCDPDAIDNVWFTAVVPQSGNLTIKLKEASGPTFFGRVVNVYRGSCNSLTEITCNNLGFPPTVLTGLIPGETVYISVWKYDSYSSSGEFQIAAYDPILPANDECSGATPLTVGGDFNSGAIISGNDEATTDGSSPSCLSTAINNVWFTVTVPPSGNLKIETQSDPGSNFNYSTLSVYSGTCGSLTEIACDNNSGQGFFSLLSLTGQTPGEILYASVWQIGNFTDSGTFQISAYDENLLSTHEVTDSKKKIMVSPNPFSDVLTISDISDVQSVSVTDAAGRMVKTIEKPSSSLDLRDLKEGLYFVTLKMKDGSVKTIKSIKK; this is translated from the coding sequence ATGAAGAAAATATTACTTTGTTTATTTCTTTTAACAGCTGCATTAATCAACGCACAAAACGATGACTGTACGGGAGCAATCGCCCTGACCGTGGGAACTGATTTCGCTTCAGGAGCTGCCACATTTGATAATACCGGAGCCACTACTGATGGGCCTGCTCCTTCCTGCCAATCCAATACTTCAGACAATCTTTGGTTTACAGCAATAGTTCCGGCCAGTGGTAAGCTGACAATAGAAACCCGTGAGGTCTCAGGATCTTTATTTGGTGACAGTGTAGTGACTGTTTTCAGCGGTTCTTGCGGTTCTTTAGCTGAGATTGAATGTGATGATGATAATGGTAATGGTGGTTTTTCATCTATTTTTTTAACAGGTCAAACCCCTGGTGCAATATTGTACATAAGTGTTGGAAAATATTATCTATCAGACAATGGAGAATTTCAGCTTTCCGCTTATGATCCTATCCCACCAGCCCATGATGTGTGCTCAGGGGCAATTGCCTTAACGGTAGGAACTGATTTTAATTCAGGAGCCATTACCACCAATAACTACAGTGCTACAACTGACGGCTCTACACCTTCGTGCGATCCTGATGCCATAGACAATGTATGGTTCACAGCAGTGGTACCACAAAGTGGAAATTTAACCATTAAACTGAAAGAAGCTTCCGGACCTACATTTTTCGGTCGTGTAGTGAATGTTTATAGAGGTTCCTGTAATTCTTTAACTGAAATCACCTGCAATAATTTGGGTTTTCCACCAACAGTATTAACCGGACTGATTCCAGGTGAAACGGTTTACATCAGTGTATGGAAATATGATTCCTACTCCAGTTCAGGAGAATTCCAGATTGCAGCGTATGATCCTATCCTACCGGCAAATGATGAGTGCTCAGGAGCAACACCTTTAACGGTTGGAGGAGATTTCAATTCCGGAGCCATTATATCCGGTAATGACGAAGCCACTACTGATGGCTCTTCACCCTCATGTCTTTCAACAGCGATCAACAATGTATGGTTTACTGTAACAGTACCACCAAGTGGAAATCTTAAAATTGAAACCCAAAGTGATCCCGGATCTAATTTTAATTATAGTACACTCAGTGTTTATAGCGGAACCTGTGGCTCATTAACAGAAATTGCCTGTGACAATAATAGCGGACAAGGCTTTTTTTCCTTACTTTCTTTAACAGGGCAGACTCCGGGCGAAATTCTTTATGCAAGTGTCTGGCAGATCGGCAACTTTACGGACAGTGGTACATTCCAAATTTCAGCATATGATGAGAATTTACTTTCTACCCATGAAGTCACCGACAGTAAAAAGAAAATCATGGTATCACCAAACCCTTTCAGCGACGTACTTACTATCTCCGATATTTCTGATGTACAATCTGTTTCGGTTACTGACGCTGCCGGAAGAATGGTCAAAACGATTGAAAAACCCTCTTCTTCACTTGATTTAAGAGACTTAAAAGAAGGGCTTTATTTTGTTACCCTAAAAATGAAAGACGGAAGTGTGAAAACCATTAAATCCATAAAAAAATAA
- a CDS encoding T9SS type A sorting domain-containing protein: MKKLLSCLFFLTVALIYAQNDDCSGAVSLSVGTDFASGVITANNNGATTGGPTPSCDQNATDNVWFTAVVPQSGNLTIRLKEVSGSAFDDPIISVYSGTCNSLNEIKCNDYGFTPTVLTGLTPGETLYLSVWKYDSFTGSGEFQISAYDPIPPTNDECSGAISLTVGTDFNSGAITTNNDSATTGSSTPSCDPDAIDNVWFKAVIPQSGNLTIKLKEVSGSSFYSPVVSVYSGTCTSLNEITCNDYGFSPTVLTGQTPGETVYISVWKYDSYADSGEFQIAAYDPIPPAHDECSGAIALTVGTDFNSGAIITSNDEATSDNSTPSCDPDAIDNVWFKAVVPQSGNLTIKLKEVSGSLFYDAAVAVYSGTCASLNEIICNDYGFSSTALTGLTPGETVYISVWKYDSYANSGDFQISAYDPIPPANNECSGATPLTVGGDFNSGAIISGNDEATTDNSSPSCNSTAINNVWFTVTVPPSGNLKIETKNVSGSEFNDSVITVYSGACGSLTELACDEDSGQGYFSLLSLTGQTPGATLYVSVWKYSSFTDSGTFRISAYDENLLSTHEVTDSKKKIMVSPNPFSDVLTISDISDVQSVSVTDAAGRMVKTIEKPSSSLDLRDLKEGLYFVTLKMKDGSVKTIKSIKK; this comes from the coding sequence ATGAAAAAACTATTATCCTGTTTATTTTTTCTGACAGTCGCATTGATCTATGCACAAAATGACGACTGTTCCGGAGCCGTGTCTCTATCTGTGGGAACAGATTTTGCATCGGGAGTCATCACCGCAAACAATAACGGGGCAACTACCGGAGGCCCTACTCCTTCCTGTGACCAGAATGCTACAGACAATGTATGGTTTACGGCTGTAGTACCACAAAGCGGTAATCTTACAATCAGACTGAAAGAGGTTTCCGGATCTGCATTTGATGATCCTATCATTAGCGTATACAGCGGCACCTGTAATTCCTTAAATGAAATCAAATGTAATGATTATGGTTTTACACCAACAGTTTTGACCGGACTGACTCCGGGTGAAACACTTTACCTGAGTGTCTGGAAATATGACTCATTCACCGGTTCCGGAGAGTTTCAGATTTCAGCTTATGACCCTATTCCGCCAACCAATGATGAATGCTCAGGAGCAATTTCTTTAACGGTAGGAACTGATTTCAATTCCGGAGCTATTACCACTAATAATGACAGCGCTACAACGGGCAGCTCTACCCCTTCCTGCGATCCTGACGCTATAGATAACGTATGGTTCAAAGCAGTGATCCCGCAAAGCGGAAATTTAACCATTAAACTGAAAGAAGTTTCAGGATCTTCATTTTACAGCCCTGTGGTGAGTGTTTACAGCGGTACCTGTACTTCTTTAAATGAAATCACCTGCAATGATTACGGCTTTTCACCAACCGTGTTAACGGGTCAGACTCCTGGTGAAACCGTTTACATCAGTGTATGGAAGTATGATTCGTATGCCGATAGCGGAGAATTCCAGATTGCAGCATATGATCCTATTCCGCCGGCCCATGATGAATGTTCGGGAGCAATTGCCTTAACGGTAGGAACTGATTTTAATTCGGGAGCCATTATAACCAGCAATGATGAAGCTACCAGCGATAATTCCACCCCTTCCTGCGATCCTGATGCCATAGACAATGTATGGTTCAAAGCAGTGGTACCACAAAGCGGAAATTTAACTATTAAACTGAAAGAAGTTTCAGGATCTTTATTTTACGACGCTGCAGTTGCCGTTTACAGTGGTACCTGTGCTTCTTTAAATGAAATCATCTGCAATGATTACGGCTTTTCATCAACAGCATTAACCGGACTGACCCCAGGTGAAACGGTTTACATCAGTGTATGGAAGTATGATTCGTATGCAAATTCAGGAGATTTCCAGATTTCAGCGTATGATCCTATTCCACCAGCAAATAATGAATGTTCAGGAGCGACTCCTTTAACAGTTGGAGGAGATTTCAATTCCGGGGCCATTATATCCGGCAATGACGAAGCAACTACTGATAACTCTTCTCCTTCATGTAACTCGACTGCGATCAACAATGTATGGTTTACTGTAACAGTACCACCAAGCGGAAATCTTAAAATTGAAACCAAAAATGTTTCCGGATCAGAATTTAATGACAGCGTTATTACTGTATACAGCGGAGCATGCGGTTCATTAACTGAACTTGCGTGTGACGAAGACAGTGGCCAGGGGTATTTCTCATTACTCTCTTTAACCGGGCAGACTCCAGGTGCAACGCTTTATGTAAGTGTATGGAAGTACAGCAGCTTTACAGACAGTGGTACATTCCGCATATCAGCATATGATGAGAATTTACTTTCTACCCATGAAGTCACCGACAGTAAAAAGAAAATCATGGTATCACCAAACCCTTTCAGCGACGTACTTACTATCTCCGATATTTCTGATGTACAATCTGTTTCGGTTACTGACGCTGCCGGAAGAATGGTCAAAACGATTGAAAAACCGTCTTCTTCACTTGATTTAAGAGACTTAAAAGAAGGACTTTATTTTGTTACCTTAAAAATGAAAGACGGAAGTGTGAAAACTATTAAATCCATAAAAAAATAG
- a CDS encoding uroporphyrinogen-III synthase: MRIKSILVSQPAPSESSPYLDIAKKEKIKIDFRPFIHVEGVDNKELRTQKIDLTQYTGIIFTSKNAIDHYFRLAEELRFSVPDTMRYICQSEAIANYLQKHIVYRKRKISFGEKNFSDLLPLFKKFPTEKYLLPSSDVLSPDIVKTLDAANVEWTRAIMYRTVCSDLTDINIKDYDMLIFFSPQGIKSLQQNFPDFKQDETKIGVFGNTTLAAAEEAGLKVDLMAPTKETPSMTMALEKYIKALHK, translated from the coding sequence ATGAGAATAAAGTCTATATTGGTTTCTCAACCAGCGCCTAGTGAGTCTTCTCCATATCTGGATATAGCGAAGAAGGAAAAAATAAAGATTGATTTCCGTCCATTTATCCACGTCGAAGGGGTTGACAATAAAGAGCTCAGAACACAGAAGATAGATCTGACGCAGTATACCGGTATTATTTTTACCAGTAAGAATGCGATTGACCATTACTTCAGACTTGCAGAGGAGCTGCGTTTTTCAGTTCCGGATACCATGAGATATATCTGCCAGTCGGAAGCAATTGCCAACTACCTTCAAAAGCATATTGTTTACAGAAAAAGAAAAATCAGCTTTGGGGAGAAAAACTTCTCAGACCTGCTTCCTCTTTTCAAAAAATTCCCAACTGAAAAATATCTGCTGCCATCATCAGATGTTCTAAGCCCGGATATTGTAAAAACTTTAGATGCAGCGAATGTAGAATGGACGAGAGCAATCATGTACCGTACGGTATGCAGTGATCTTACTGATATCAATATTAAAGATTATGATATGCTGATTTTCTTCAGCCCGCAGGGAATCAAATCTCTGCAGCAGAACTTCCCGGACTTCAAGCAGGACGAAACAAAGATTGGCGTTTTCGGAAACACCACTCTGGCGGCTGCCGAAGAAGCAGGATTAAAAGTAGATTTAATGGCCCCTACGAAGGAAACTCCTTCTATGACAATGGCTCTTGAAAAATATATTAAGGCTCTGCATAAATAG
- a CDS encoding DUF4271 domain-containing protein, which yields MPSLPNYINHVRIPENNDWVIFILVGCIFLYVFMMNIIERDASLKDFLLQKYFDASNNLPSWIITSCVTTLTLSVLISQYIPVVPKYIADLQLFGYQLNKFGYTLLAVLLFYLTRSTLGFLFYQSIGDGKKWSIFYFTSTKFYFILSFLLIILCVTHYYFPIDRNKMFLYYFCFFAFVFIFKVFFYLFHKNKILPEKWYYKFLYICTLQIAPLLLLWKLLFF from the coding sequence TTGCCGTCATTACCAAACTACATCAATCATGTAAGAATACCTGAGAACAATGACTGGGTAATCTTTATACTCGTAGGCTGTATATTTTTATATGTTTTTATGATGAACATTATAGAAAGGGATGCCAGCCTTAAAGATTTTCTGCTTCAGAAATATTTTGATGCGAGCAATAACCTCCCGAGCTGGATCATCACTTCCTGTGTGACAACGCTTACTTTATCTGTACTGATCTCGCAATACATTCCCGTAGTTCCTAAATATATTGCCGATCTGCAGCTTTTCGGATATCAGCTGAATAAATTCGGGTATACTTTGCTGGCGGTGCTGCTTTTTTATTTAACAAGATCTACTTTAGGGTTTTTATTTTACCAAAGTATAGGGGATGGAAAAAAGTGGTCTATTTTTTATTTCACCTCCACCAAATTTTATTTTATCCTGTCTTTTTTACTGATAATTCTGTGTGTAACCCATTATTACTTCCCTATAGACAGAAATAAAATGTTTTTATATTATTTCTGCTTCTTTGCTTTTGTGTTCATTTTCAAAGTATTTTTCTATTTATTTCACAAGAACAAGATTCTTCCGGAGAAATGGTATTATAAATTTTTGTATATTTGCACCCTCCAAATCGCACCATTATTATTGCTTTGGAAGTTGTTATTTTTTTAA
- a CDS encoding polyprenol monophosphomannose synthase, which produces MKKLVIIPTYNEKENIENIISAVFALEDDFHILVVDDSSPDGTAGLVKELQKKYPHYLHLSVRHTKDGLGKAYIHGFKWAIENKYDYIFEMDADFSHNPDDLPKLFEACLNADMAIGSRYSKGVNVVNWPMGRVLLSYFASKYVRFVLGLPIHDTTAGFVCFSRKVLEEIGLDNVKLKGYGFQIEMKFRAYKKGFRVVEVPIIFTNRILGESKMNGGIIHEAVFGVLNLKWKSIINRL; this is translated from the coding sequence ATGAAAAAACTCGTCATCATCCCGACTTATAACGAAAAGGAAAATATTGAAAATATTATTTCCGCGGTTTTTGCATTGGAAGATGACTTTCACATTCTGGTAGTAGACGATTCTTCTCCGGATGGTACCGCAGGGCTTGTAAAGGAACTGCAGAAGAAATATCCGCATTATCTGCATCTGTCAGTAAGACATACCAAGGATGGTTTAGGAAAAGCCTACATTCATGGTTTCAAATGGGCGATCGAAAACAAATACGATTACATTTTTGAAATGGATGCCGATTTTTCCCATAACCCGGATGATTTACCCAAACTTTTTGAAGCCTGTCTGAATGCTGATATGGCGATCGGTTCAAGGTACTCAAAAGGAGTAAATGTGGTCAACTGGCCGATGGGTAGAGTATTGCTGTCTTATTTTGCTTCCAAATACGTAAGGTTCGTTTTGGGGCTTCCTATTCACGATACTACAGCAGGATTTGTCTGCTTTTCAAGGAAAGTGCTGGAAGAGATCGGTCTGGATAATGTAAAACTGAAAGGCTACGGATTTCAGATAGAAATGAAATTCAGGGCTTATAAAAAAGGCTTCAGAGTGGTAGAAGTACCTATCATATTTACCAACAGGATTTTAGGGGAAAGCAAAATGAATGGAGGTATTATTCATGAAGCGGTGTTTGGGGTTTTAAATTTAAAATGGAAATCCATCATCAACAGATTATGA
- a CDS encoding DUF4296 domain-containing protein gives MKKLIFIFVVLALFSCSDYIDKPKNLVAKDLMAEIIADLAINDQAVFMYQDKNLEAGTRFVLKSHNVKPEDFTESFKYYVIKEEMDGIADDAQEILLKKDPKADKYVKDKIKQNGASPTMVR, from the coding sequence ATGAAAAAACTGATCTTCATTTTCGTTGTACTGGCACTGTTTTCATGCAGCGATTATATTGATAAGCCCAAAAACCTGGTTGCTAAAGATCTGATGGCTGAGATTATTGCCGATCTTGCGATCAATGACCAGGCTGTTTTTATGTATCAGGATAAAAATCTGGAAGCGGGCACAAGATTTGTTCTCAAGTCTCACAATGTAAAACCTGAAGACTTCACAGAAAGCTTCAAATATTATGTGATCAAAGAAGAGATGGATGGGATTGCCGATGATGCACAGGAAATATTGCTGAAAAAAGATCCCAAAGCAGATAAGTACGTAAAAGATAAAATCAAGCAGAACGGAGCTTCACCAACTATGGTGAGATAG
- the tgt gene encoding tRNA guanosine(34) transglycosylase Tgt: MKFFNIEKTSEGKARAGEITTDHGKIQTPIFMPVGTVASVKTVHQRELKEDIKAQIILGNTYHLYLRPGMETMQDAGGLHKFMNWDLPILTDSGGFQVFSLASNRKMTEEGARFKSHIDGSYHMFSPERSMEIQRQIGADIFMAFDECTPYPCDYNQAKSSMELTHRWLKRCIDWTNDNPELYGHKQRLFPIVQGSTYSDLRKISAEVISEAGAEGNAIGGLSVGEPEEEMYRITDEVTDILPKEKPRYLMGVGTPWNILESIGLGIDMMDCVMPTRNARNAMLFTWQGVMNLKNEKWKRDFSPLDEFGTSFVDREYSKAYLRHLFVSKEYLAKQIASIHNLAFYLDLVKVAREHILAGDFYEWKNSVVPVLRQRL, translated from the coding sequence ATGAAATTTTTTAATATAGAAAAAACCTCTGAAGGAAAAGCAAGAGCAGGGGAAATTACCACAGATCACGGGAAAATTCAGACTCCCATTTTTATGCCTGTGGGAACTGTTGCAAGTGTGAAAACTGTGCATCAGAGAGAATTAAAAGAAGACATTAAAGCCCAGATTATCCTGGGCAATACCTATCACCTTTACCTTCGTCCGGGTATGGAAACCATGCAGGATGCAGGCGGATTACACAAATTCATGAACTGGGATCTTCCTATCCTTACCGATTCAGGAGGTTTTCAGGTGTTTTCCCTGGCAAGCAACAGAAAAATGACGGAAGAAGGAGCCCGGTTCAAATCCCATATTGACGGAAGCTACCATATGTTTTCTCCGGAAAGATCAATGGAGATCCAGAGACAGATCGGAGCTGATATCTTTATGGCTTTTGATGAATGTACACCTTATCCTTGTGACTATAACCAGGCTAAATCATCCATGGAGCTTACCCACCGTTGGCTGAAAAGATGTATTGACTGGACGAATGATAATCCTGAATTATATGGCCATAAGCAAAGGCTTTTCCCGATCGTTCAGGGATCTACCTATTCAGATTTAAGAAAAATCTCTGCTGAAGTTATTTCTGAAGCAGGCGCTGAAGGAAATGCCATCGGAGGACTTTCCGTTGGAGAGCCTGAAGAAGAAATGTACAGAATCACTGACGAAGTGACTGATATCCTTCCGAAAGAAAAACCAAGATACCTGATGGGAGTAGGTACCCCATGGAATATCCTTGAATCTATCGGGCTGGGAATTGATATGATGGACTGTGTAATGCCAACAAGAAATGCCAGAAACGCAATGCTTTTCACATGGCAGGGGGTGATGAACCTTAAAAATGAAAAATGGAAGCGTGACTTCTCGCCTTTGGATGAATTCGGAACCAGCTTTGTAGACCGTGAATATTCAAAAGCGTATCTTCGTCACCTGTTCGTATCAAAAGAATATCTGGCAAAGCAGATTGCTTCAATTCATAATCTGGCATTCTACCTTGATCTGGTAAAAGTTGCCAGGGAACACATCCTTGCAGGTGATTTCTATGAATGGAAAAACTCTGTAGTACCGGTTCTAAGACAAAGGCTGTAA
- a CDS encoding LptF/LptG family permease, with protein sequence MLKIVDRYIIKKYLGTFSFMLVLLSIVVLVIDVQQKIPRIENAKAIDPKLDLVYFLIHFYPFWIINLVVTFLSILVFISVIYFTSRMANNTEIVAIISSGASFHRFSKPYLYTSILIALISLMVYHMVLPWANIKKNELEAYTYNAANKEKILGTAPASSQLSKTEYIFVDSWNKREKRGSSFVYQKFDKDRKMVYELKASDVYWDKEKKQFVLNNYFEKTINKDNSEKLNNGIELRKNYGHSPEELFPNELLGQNKTTPELLKFIEREKARGNSNLNSYLNELHQRTSMPVSIIILTFLALSLSSQKKRGGLGINLAIGISMAFIFVFSFEALKVVSENKSLSPALAMWLPNLVFLPLTLYLYIKRANQ encoded by the coding sequence ATGCTTAAAATTGTAGACAGATATATCATTAAAAAGTACCTTGGAACTTTCAGTTTCATGCTGGTACTCTTGTCTATAGTGGTGCTTGTTATTGATGTTCAGCAAAAGATTCCAAGGATAGAAAATGCAAAGGCAATTGATCCTAAGCTGGATCTGGTGTACTTCCTGATTCACTTTTATCCTTTCTGGATCATTAATCTTGTTGTGACATTCCTCTCCATACTCGTGTTTATTTCGGTGATCTACTTTACATCACGTATGGCAAACAATACCGAAATCGTAGCCATTATCAGCAGTGGAGCAAGCTTTCACAGGTTTTCCAAACCTTATCTGTATACCTCGATCCTGATCGCACTGATCTCACTTATGGTGTATCATATGGTGCTTCCATGGGCCAATATCAAGAAAAATGAACTCGAAGCTTATACCTATAATGCTGCCAATAAAGAAAAGATCTTAGGAACTGCTCCGGCATCTTCACAGCTGAGCAAAACGGAATACATCTTCGTAGACTCCTGGAATAAAAGAGAAAAAAGAGGGTCCAGCTTTGTGTATCAGAAGTTTGATAAAGACCGTAAGATGGTTTACGAGCTGAAAGCGAGTGATGTATATTGGGATAAAGAAAAAAAACAGTTTGTTTTAAATAATTACTTCGAAAAAACGATCAATAAAGACAATTCCGAGAAGCTTAATAACGGAATCGAACTGAGAAAAAACTATGGCCATTCGCCGGAAGAACTTTTCCCTAACGAGCTTTTAGGACAGAATAAAACAACACCGGAACTCTTAAAATTCATAGAAAGAGAAAAAGCAAGGGGGAACAGTAACCTGAATTCTTATCTGAACGAACTTCATCAGAGAACTTCAATGCCTGTTTCCATTATCATTCTTACTTTCCTGGCGCTTTCCCTGTCATCCCAGAAGAAAAGAGGAGGCTTGGGAATCAACCTGGCGATAGGAATCTCAATGGCGTTTATTTTCGTCTTTTCATTTGAAGCTTTAAAAGTAGTGTCAGAGAATAAAAGTCTGTCTCCTGCACTGGCAATGTGGCTGCCTAACCTGGTATTCCTGCCGTTGACCCTTTATCTTTATATCAAAAGAGCCAATCAGTAA